A window of the Tessaracoccus sp. MC1865 genome harbors these coding sequences:
- a CDS encoding glycerol-3-phosphate dehydrogenase/oxidase has protein sequence MTVLTPQQRAASLSAMSSETFDVLVIGGGVTGAGIALDAAARGLRTAVIEGQDWASGTSSRSSRLVHGGLRYLYNLDFKLVAEALKERGRLLTVIAPHLVEAQPFLWPLKTPVIERAYSAVGVGMYDALAVIGAGFKKTVPLQKHLFKKGAMRHFPDIKPSALTGAIEFYDARVDDARLVITLIRTAAKFGAEAASRVRVTDILKDDRGHASGVKAVDLENGDELTIKAKRIINATGVWTEETQDMAGGTGGLKVLASKGIHIVIPRERIKAKAGMFLRTEKSVLFIIPWQHYWVIGTTDTAWHEQLKHPVPTSADIDYVLAHANEVLARPLTRDDIIGTYAGLRPLLQPKVLDESKSTKVSREHTVTEVIPGMVAIAGGKLTTYRVMAEDAVDFALGESDAKTRRSVTFDLPLLGADGLDAVRNQAGRLGAKYGFDADRVQHLLSRYGSELPELLATIDDDPTLGEPLAAAPQFLRAEVHRACTVEGALHLEDIFIARVRLNSEARDRGGAAVDEVAEVAAAALGWDAEKTEAEKANYRARIAAELAAEEQSTDEAASAEREKAEDIV, from the coding sequence ATGACTGTGTTGACCCCCCAACAGCGTGCCGCCTCATTGTCGGCCATGTCGTCAGAAACCTTCGACGTCCTTGTGATCGGCGGCGGTGTGACGGGTGCAGGAATCGCGCTGGACGCAGCCGCGCGAGGCCTGCGCACCGCCGTCATCGAGGGACAGGACTGGGCCTCGGGCACCTCTTCGCGGTCCTCGCGGCTGGTGCACGGCGGCCTGCGCTACCTGTACAACCTGGACTTCAAGCTGGTGGCGGAGGCTCTGAAGGAGCGCGGCCGACTGCTCACCGTGATCGCTCCGCACCTCGTCGAGGCCCAGCCGTTCCTGTGGCCGCTGAAGACGCCGGTGATCGAGCGGGCCTACTCCGCCGTCGGCGTGGGGATGTATGACGCGCTGGCCGTCATCGGCGCCGGGTTCAAGAAGACCGTGCCGCTGCAGAAGCACCTCTTCAAGAAGGGCGCCATGCGCCACTTCCCCGACATCAAGCCGTCGGCGCTCACCGGCGCCATCGAGTTCTATGACGCCCGGGTCGACGACGCGCGCCTGGTCATCACGCTGATCCGCACCGCCGCCAAGTTCGGCGCCGAGGCTGCAAGCCGCGTCCGGGTCACCGATATCCTCAAGGATGACCGCGGTCACGCCAGCGGTGTGAAGGCGGTGGACCTGGAGAACGGCGACGAGCTGACCATCAAGGCCAAGCGCATCATCAACGCCACCGGCGTGTGGACCGAAGAGACCCAGGACATGGCCGGAGGCACCGGCGGCCTGAAGGTGCTGGCGTCCAAGGGCATCCACATCGTGATCCCGCGCGAGCGGATCAAGGCGAAGGCCGGCATGTTCCTGCGCACCGAGAAGTCTGTGCTGTTCATCATCCCGTGGCAGCACTACTGGGTGATCGGCACCACCGACACCGCCTGGCACGAGCAGTTGAAGCACCCGGTACCCACCTCGGCCGACATTGACTACGTGCTGGCCCACGCCAACGAGGTGTTGGCCCGCCCGCTGACCCGCGACGACATCATCGGCACCTACGCCGGCCTCCGGCCGTTGCTGCAGCCGAAGGTGCTGGACGAGTCGAAGTCGACGAAGGTCTCCCGCGAACACACCGTCACCGAGGTCATCCCGGGCATGGTCGCCATCGCCGGTGGCAAGTTGACCACCTACCGCGTGATGGCTGAGGACGCCGTGGACTTCGCTCTGGGGGAGTCCGACGCCAAGACCCGTCGGTCGGTGACGTTCGACCTCCCGCTGCTGGGTGCCGACGGTCTCGACGCCGTGCGCAACCAGGCGGGGCGCCTGGGCGCCAAGTATGGGTTCGACGCGGACCGGGTGCAGCACCTCTTGTCGCGCTACGGCTCTGAGCTGCCGGAACTCCTGGCCACCATCGACGACGACCCCACCTTGGGTGAGCCCCTCGCGGCGGCGCCGCAGTTCTTGCGCGCCGAGGTGCACCGCGCCTGCACCGTCGAGGGCGCGCTGCACCTGGAGGACATCTTCATCGCCCGGGTGCGCCTCAATTCCGAGGCGCGTGACCGCGGTGGCGCGGCCGTCGACGAGGTCGCCGAGGTCGCGGCTGCCGCTCTGGGCTGGGACGCCGAGAAGACCGAGGCCGAGAAGGCGAACTACCGGGCGCGGATCGCGGCCGAGCTCGCTGCGGAAGAGCAGAGCACCGACGAGGCCGCATCTGCGGAGCGGGAGAAGGCCGAGGACATCGTCTGA